The Sediminispirochaeta smaragdinae DSM 11293 genome has a segment encoding these proteins:
- the pnp gene encoding polyribonucleotide nucleotidyltransferase, protein MPHQVTVSIGGRDLILETGRMAKQANGAVFAKYEGSAVLATVCCGSSPMESLDFVPLQVEYNEKYYAAGKIPGGFLKREGRPKDKEILVSRLIDRPMRPLFSKEFKRELQIIPTTVSADQINPPDIVAMNAASAAVCVSDIPFAGPVGAVRIANVDDELIINPSFDQISRCTLEIVVSGTKDGITMVEGGAKEVPEELLLSAIALAEPAIKKLCEAQEQLMALAGKEKLPLVVEEKKLERRQEMWDFAYPKMEEACFVKGKMNRGAAVKAVKTETAEAFADDLNEDNERLFNALMEEMETKVVRSSILDKGVRTDGRDLETVRPITCEVGILDRAHGSALFTRGETQSLAVTTLGTVYDEQMMDNIDGDKTYENFMLHYNFPPFSVGETGRLTTGRREIGHGHLAHRALEAVLPQKKDFPYTIRVVSEILESNGSSSMATVCGGTLSLLHAGVPIRKPVAGIAMGLVSEGDRAAVLTDILGEEDHLGDMDFKVAGTEDGITAFQMDIKIAGISSDLMKRALEQAKKGRMHILGIMNATLKEPVSDVSDFAPKILSLKVDVDKIGAIIGPGGKTIKAIAEQSGSEVNIDDNGTVTIFGKTKEKAEKAREFIKAIVEEPEVGKIYEGTVKRIMDFGAFVEILPGKEGLCHISKLSRKRVNSVSDVLAVDQKIPVKLIEIDRQGRLNLSYIDALEAEEAK, encoded by the coding sequence ATGCCACATCAAGTAACAGTTTCTATCGGTGGAAGGGATTTGATTCTGGAAACCGGACGAATGGCGAAGCAGGCAAACGGTGCCGTATTTGCCAAATATGAGGGTAGTGCGGTTCTTGCAACCGTCTGCTGCGGAAGTAGTCCCATGGAGAGTCTTGATTTTGTACCTCTCCAGGTAGAATATAATGAGAAATATTATGCCGCCGGGAAGATACCCGGTGGCTTTCTAAAACGGGAAGGACGACCGAAGGATAAAGAAATTCTCGTAAGTCGTCTTATCGATCGCCCTATGAGGCCTCTTTTTTCCAAAGAATTCAAGCGGGAACTCCAAATCATCCCGACAACGGTGAGTGCGGATCAGATTAATCCACCCGATATTGTTGCCATGAACGCCGCAAGTGCTGCGGTCTGCGTATCTGATATTCCCTTTGCCGGTCCCGTGGGTGCCGTACGTATTGCCAATGTCGACGATGAGCTGATCATCAACCCAAGCTTCGACCAGATATCCCGATGCACCTTGGAAATAGTGGTAAGTGGTACCAAAGATGGTATTACCATGGTAGAAGGTGGTGCAAAAGAGGTACCTGAAGAACTCCTGCTGTCGGCCATCGCACTTGCCGAACCGGCCATCAAAAAGCTTTGTGAAGCTCAGGAACAGCTTATGGCTCTGGCAGGCAAAGAGAAACTTCCACTGGTCGTTGAAGAGAAGAAACTTGAAAGACGACAGGAGATGTGGGATTTCGCTTATCCCAAGATGGAAGAGGCCTGTTTTGTAAAGGGCAAGATGAACCGAGGTGCTGCCGTTAAGGCCGTGAAGACGGAAACGGCGGAGGCCTTTGCCGACGATTTGAATGAAGATAATGAACGTCTTTTTAATGCTCTGATGGAAGAGATGGAAACAAAGGTAGTCCGCAGCTCTATTCTTGATAAGGGAGTGCGAACCGACGGACGGGACCTCGAAACCGTTCGCCCCATCACCTGTGAAGTGGGAATTCTTGACAGAGCCCACGGAAGTGCCCTCTTTACCAGAGGCGAGACCCAGTCCCTTGCGGTGACGACCCTGGGAACCGTCTACGACGAGCAGATGATGGACAATATCGATGGTGATAAGACCTACGAAAATTTCATGCTCCATTACAACTTCCCACCCTTTTCGGTTGGAGAAACGGGACGCCTTACCACAGGAAGACGGGAGATAGGCCATGGGCACCTGGCCCACAGAGCCCTCGAAGCCGTTTTACCTCAGAAAAAGGATTTTCCCTATACCATACGCGTGGTAAGCGAGATTCTCGAATCCAACGGCTCTTCTTCCATGGCTACGGTTTGCGGCGGAACCTTGAGTCTGCTTCATGCAGGAGTTCCCATACGAAAGCCTGTCGCGGGTATTGCCATGGGCTTGGTTAGTGAAGGGGATCGGGCAGCCGTTCTCACCGACATCCTTGGTGAGGAAGATCACCTCGGTGACATGGATTTTAAGGTTGCCGGAACCGAAGACGGTATAACCGCCTTTCAGATGGATATAAAAATCGCTGGAATATCAAGCGATCTGATGAAACGTGCTCTCGAGCAGGCCAAAAAGGGCAGAATGCATATCCTCGGTATCATGAATGCGACCCTCAAAGAACCGGTAAGTGATGTCTCCGACTTTGCCCCGAAGATTCTTTCCTTGAAGGTCGATGTCGACAAGATTGGTGCCATTATCGGCCCCGGGGGAAAAACCATAAAAGCCATTGCCGAACAGAGCGGTTCCGAGGTCAATATTGATGATAACGGTACCGTTACAATCTTCGGAAAGACAAAAGAAAAGGCCGAGAAGGCCAGAGAATTTATCAAGGCAATTGTGGAAGAACCCGAAGTAGGAAAGATCTATGAGGGAACGGTCAAGCGTATCATGGATTTCGGTGCTTTCGTTGAAATTCTTCCCGGTAAAGAGGGCTTATGCCACATCTCGAAGCTCTCCAGAAAACGGGTGAATTCGGTAAGCGATGTTCTGGCCGTTGATCAGAAGATTCCGGTGAAGTTGATTGAGATCGATCGACAGGGTCGGCTCAATCTCAGCTACATCGATGCTTTGGAAGCCGAAGAGGCGAAATAA
- the dut gene encoding dUTP diphosphatase: MTKIIVHGTFDAQLMPQYASAHASGADLHADIAKPVILPPGERAMIPTGVRIQIPEGFEAQVRPRSGLAARNGLTVLNTPGTIDCDYRGEIKIILINLGRESFSVEPGMRIAQLVFAPVVQAEFIQIEELEQSDRGHGGFGSTGI, encoded by the coding sequence ATGACGAAGATTATTGTTCACGGAACATTTGATGCACAGCTGATGCCTCAGTATGCTTCGGCCCATGCTTCTGGAGCCGATCTTCATGCCGATATCGCCAAGCCCGTAATCCTGCCGCCGGGGGAGCGTGCAATGATTCCCACCGGTGTCCGGATTCAGATTCCCGAGGGCTTTGAGGCTCAGGTGCGCCCCCGATCGGGACTTGCTGCCCGTAATGGGTTGACCGTGCTTAACACGCCCGGAACCATTGATTGTGATTACCGGGGAGAAATTAAGATCATTCTTATCAATCTTGGGCGCGAATCTTTTTCCGTTGAACCGGGGATGAGGATTGCGCAACTGGTGTTTGCGCCCGTTGTACAGGCTGAGTTCATACAAATAGAAGAGTTGGAACAGTCCGATCGTGGACATGGGGGCTTCGGCTCAACAGGAATATGA
- a CDS encoding LptF/LptG family permease codes for MILRHKSLRFRIADAYLLKEFFFSFCIAFIFFFFIFFVNQLLLLAEEVLSKRVGVTKVLLLILYSLPAILAFTFPFSALLGTVMAIGRFSSDNEITAFRALGVSHLRLFFPVMLLGLILSGISFFSNDVLLPRGTVQFGRLYRDILYSNPALELEPYAVRRYKDTVLVTGAISDREISDLVILDHDEDQNERMLSAKRAYLEQDEKENGVISLRLEEVFGHTAKKREGDFDYFTADTMEYNILLSSFTYSINNLTPREMSTAALYGEIQTMEAKKKEDQNKKRFDRTLQLYKIEFYKKLAIPLGCFTFMFFAFPAGLLPKRSGRWVGFVLGLFAAAFYWMLLIVGQTLGVRFQVSAALAMWFPNIFIAFIGLLIYLSRSHR; via the coding sequence ATGATCCTCCGGCACAAATCCTTACGGTTTCGGATTGCCGATGCATATTTACTGAAAGAGTTCTTCTTCTCCTTCTGTATTGCCTTCATTTTTTTCTTTTTTATCTTTTTCGTGAATCAGCTACTTCTACTTGCAGAGGAAGTTTTGTCAAAGCGAGTAGGGGTAACGAAGGTACTTCTTTTAATCCTCTATTCCCTTCCGGCCATTCTTGCCTTTACCTTTCCTTTTTCCGCCTTGCTCGGCACCGTCATGGCCATAGGACGATTTTCCTCCGATAATGAGATTACCGCTTTTCGTGCCCTTGGCGTTTCCCATCTCAGACTCTTTTTTCCCGTCATGTTGCTCGGCCTTATATTATCTGGAATTTCTTTTTTTTCAAATGATGTTCTTCTTCCGAGGGGGACGGTCCAGTTCGGAAGACTATACCGCGATATTCTCTATTCGAATCCGGCCTTGGAATTGGAGCCTTATGCTGTCAGGCGCTATAAAGATACCGTTTTGGTAACCGGTGCAATCTCCGATAGGGAAATTTCCGATCTTGTGATCCTTGACCATGACGAAGATCAGAACGAAAGAATGCTTTCGGCAAAAAGAGCATATCTCGAGCAGGATGAAAAGGAAAACGGCGTTATCAGCCTCAGACTTGAAGAGGTATTTGGACATACTGCAAAGAAACGGGAGGGGGATTTCGATTATTTTACCGCCGATACGATGGAATATAATATTCTCCTTTCCTCCTTTACCTATTCCATTAACAACCTGACTCCCCGGGAAATGAGTACAGCCGCCCTGTATGGGGAAATTCAGACGATGGAAGCGAAGAAAAAGGAGGATCAGAACAAAAAGCGATTTGACCGTACTCTACAGTTGTATAAAATTGAATTCTACAAAAAGCTTGCAATCCCTCTCGGCTGTTTTACCTTTATGTTTTTTGCTTTTCCTGCAGGCCTCTTACCAAAGAGAAGTGGAAGATGGGTTGGTTTTGTATTGGGCTTATTTGCCGCTGCCTTTTACTGGATGCTTCTGATTGTCGGTCAGACACTTGGTGTTCGCTTTCAGGTATCAGCAGCCTTGGCCATGTGGTTTCCCAATATCTTCATAGCCTTTATCGGATTGTTGATATACCTATCAAGGAGCCATCGGTGA
- a CDS encoding LptF/LptG family permease, with protein MKKLDLMVLRAFFHILFLSLMFFSFVVVLVELFSNLWRYLQNDAALAEILFTSLLYYPKAITLALPPSILFAIAFTLGSYQANNELLALFSSGVSLLRFTVPIIVLSALLSVGSYFFQEYLVIPKSAQKQILTDRLSGRSSVGNNNNVVILSGEGRFLYKIDYYNAKNRSLTGVSVLIRDSQGNFTKRIESEWAQCDESGEWVFHRVRLFEVLSDKRVTEQFFLTYRNPELSESPSSFRKQIGSVNELQRKEAQVWIERLRKSGSERYHKELTAYYERFSFSLTPLIVALLSISLSGYFKKNILLMSLLSSVIVSVLYYVSEMVLVLFAQLGIIRPITGAWTSALLFLCISLFLLKKAKS; from the coding sequence GTGAAGAAGCTTGATCTGATGGTTCTAAGGGCGTTTTTCCATATATTGTTTCTTTCGCTCATGTTCTTTTCCTTTGTCGTGGTTCTGGTGGAACTCTTCTCAAATCTCTGGCGCTACCTGCAAAACGATGCAGCGCTTGCTGAGATACTTTTCACCTCACTTCTTTATTATCCCAAGGCAATCACCCTTGCCCTACCGCCCTCGATACTCTTTGCAATCGCCTTTACCCTTGGATCATATCAGGCGAATAACGAGCTGCTGGCACTATTCTCATCCGGAGTATCACTCCTCCGCTTTACGGTGCCGATTATCGTCTTGTCCGCCCTTTTATCTGTTGGTAGTTACTTTTTTCAGGAATATCTTGTTATCCCGAAAAGCGCTCAGAAGCAGATACTGACCGACCGCCTTTCCGGACGTTCTTCCGTGGGAAACAACAATAATGTCGTCATTCTTTCCGGTGAGGGAAGATTCCTTTACAAGATAGATTACTATAATGCAAAAAACAGATCTCTGACCGGAGTCAGTGTACTTATACGCGATTCGCAAGGAAACTTCACGAAGCGGATAGAAAGTGAATGGGCACAGTGTGATGAATCGGGGGAGTGGGTGTTTCATCGGGTAAGACTTTTTGAAGTTTTATCTGATAAGAGGGTTACGGAGCAATTTTTTCTCACCTATCGTAACCCTGAACTTTCGGAATCTCCCTCGAGTTTCCGGAAACAGATAGGATCGGTTAATGAGCTGCAAAGAAAAGAGGCCCAAGTATGGATCGAACGGCTTCGAAAAAGCGGTAGTGAACGCTATCACAAAGAGTTGACGGCATACTACGAGCGTTTTTCGTTTTCCCTTACCCCGTTGATCGTAGCCCTTCTGTCCATCTCGTTAAGTGGATATTTTAAAAAGAATATTTTACTTATGAGTCTGCTTTCCAGCGTCATCGTTTCCGTGTTATATTATGTCAGCGAAATGGTCCTTGTACTCTTTGCCCAGTTGGGAATCATCAGACCGATTACCGGGGCATGGACCAGCGCTCTTCTATTTCTCTGTATCTCACTTTTTCTCCTGAAAAAGGCAAAATCTTAA
- the tgt gene encoding tRNA guanosine(34) transglycosylase Tgt, with amino-acid sequence MLTIDHNDTLTAARTGTLALPHGTIEVPAFMPVGTNGTVKAISHAAVDNMGYRLILGNTYHLYLRPGKEVFETYGGLHAFSSWPHNILTDSGGFQVFSLAPFRKIRDEGVRFRSHIDGSYHHLTPESVVEFQRTLGSDIMMCLDECTPPEISYKKAIEACRRTTAWAKRSKVRWDIEREAGFEGKLFGIIQGNFFKDLRKISSEEIIELDFPGIAIGGLSVGEPKETFEEYLAYTSQFLPSEKPRYLMGIGTPDYIFAAVENGIDLFDCVFATRTARNGTVFTKDGMINLKKAGHALDKGPIEEGCTCQACTRYSRGYMRHLFKAGELFGPMLATEHNLQFLYDLMVEIRHSIREDRFSSFKKNFLDRYVKKGN; translated from the coding sequence ATGCTCACAATAGACCACAACGATACGCTTACGGCTGCGCGGACGGGAACACTTGCCTTGCCGCACGGAACAATTGAGGTTCCTGCCTTTATGCCCGTCGGAACGAACGGAACGGTAAAAGCGATTAGCCATGCAGCCGTCGACAATATGGGCTATCGCCTGATCCTCGGAAATACCTACCATCTCTATCTCAGACCCGGGAAGGAGGTGTTTGAAACATACGGAGGTCTTCACGCCTTCTCGTCCTGGCCCCACAATATCCTCACCGACAGCGGAGGTTTTCAGGTTTTTAGTCTTGCACCCTTTCGAAAAATACGTGATGAGGGAGTTCGGTTTCGAAGTCACATAGACGGCTCCTACCATCACCTTACGCCCGAAAGTGTGGTTGAATTTCAAAGAACCCTTGGCAGCGATATCATGATGTGCCTTGACGAATGTACCCCACCTGAAATCAGCTACAAAAAAGCCATTGAAGCATGCCGCCGAACAACGGCTTGGGCGAAACGAAGCAAAGTGCGTTGGGATATAGAGCGGGAAGCGGGCTTTGAGGGAAAGCTATTCGGCATCATTCAAGGCAACTTTTTCAAGGACCTACGGAAAATCAGCAGCGAAGAAATCATCGAACTTGATTTCCCCGGTATTGCCATTGGCGGTCTTTCCGTAGGAGAACCAAAAGAAACATTCGAAGAGTACCTTGCCTATACCTCACAATTCCTTCCATCGGAAAAACCACGGTACCTCATGGGAATTGGAACTCCCGACTACATTTTTGCCGCGGTAGAAAACGGGATCGACCTTTTCGATTGTGTGTTTGCAACACGTACGGCAAGAAATGGGACAGTGTTTACGAAAGACGGTATGATAAACCTGAAAAAAGCCGGGCACGCATTGGATAAAGGCCCTATTGAGGAGGGGTGTACCTGCCAGGCATGCACCAGGTACTCGCGCGGCTATATGCGCCATCTGTTTAAAGCCGGAGAGCTCTTTGGCCCCATGCTGGCGACCGAACACAACCTCCAGTTCCTCTATGACCTTATGGTCGAGATCAGACACTCAATTCGTGAAGATCGATTTTCCTCTTTCAAGAAGAACTTTCTCGACCGATATGTAAAAAAAGGAAACTAA
- the murJ gene encoding murein biosynthesis integral membrane protein MurJ: MKQSETTTGKRDSTFFTMVVMLCTFVSRILGFVRTAVITAVFGAGGKADVINATFAVPNNLRKLLAEGALSSAFIPVLSETIVNEDAKRSRSSLLVRTLITFQLLILIPFTILAIIFAEPLVRHVVTQFKDPAQIALSIDLFRYFIVYLLLISISSVLMGLLNSHDRFFIPAFTPIFFSISVISSILIFHRSLGVFSMAVGVLTGGVGQILFQIPQAMRLGYRFSPSFHFRSDDFVKILHRWLPVLATSSIFTINQQIAYIFASGLTTGSVSALSYAMVFWQLPFGIFSASVTTVLFPKMSRQAGNNDLSGLRDTLQYGIRFLFVLLIPSALFLSFFGKETISMALQRGKFYAGDTFLTASVLTGYCWGLFSVGAFNFLQRFFYSIRNYRLPFIVACVVATVDIIFSLILKETVLGVTGLAIANSISFTVGFLILIFFAAKKLKGFDSRMVFSTIKKVSLSMIPFLLFAYAATTYFGGWWVTGSNIKGVVYLGVEFCISSALILMMYKLMQVEMVDRIFALLRIRKKR, from the coding sequence ATGAAGCAGTCGGAAACAACAACAGGAAAGCGTGACAGCACATTCTTTACAATGGTTGTCATGTTGTGCACTTTTGTATCCAGAATTCTTGGTTTTGTACGTACTGCCGTCATTACGGCAGTCTTCGGTGCAGGAGGTAAGGCGGATGTCATAAACGCCACCTTTGCGGTACCCAATAACCTGAGGAAGCTTTTGGCCGAGGGCGCCCTCAGCAGTGCCTTTATTCCGGTCCTGAGCGAAACAATCGTCAACGAAGATGCCAAAAGAAGTCGATCCTCGCTTCTTGTAAGGACGCTTATTACATTTCAGTTGCTTATTCTGATACCCTTTACTATTCTTGCCATCATTTTTGCCGAGCCATTGGTACGACACGTGGTGACCCAGTTCAAGGATCCCGCCCAAATTGCGCTTTCTATCGACCTATTTCGCTATTTCATTGTCTATCTCCTCCTTATCAGCATCAGCAGTGTGCTAATGGGGCTCTTGAACAGCCACGACCGGTTCTTTATTCCGGCATTCACCCCCATCTTTTTTTCCATCTCGGTAATTAGTTCTATTTTGATATTTCATCGAAGTCTGGGGGTATTCTCTATGGCCGTCGGGGTTTTGACTGGCGGGGTGGGGCAAATCCTCTTTCAGATCCCTCAGGCCATGCGCTTGGGATATCGCTTTTCACCCTCTTTTCACTTTAGAAGCGATGACTTCGTAAAGATCCTGCACCGCTGGTTGCCGGTACTTGCCACCTCATCAATCTTTACCATCAACCAGCAGATTGCCTATATTTTTGCCTCTGGCTTGACAACTGGAAGCGTTTCCGCACTCTCATACGCCATGGTGTTTTGGCAACTTCCCTTTGGAATCTTTTCCGCATCGGTGACCACGGTCCTTTTCCCGAAGATGAGTAGACAGGCAGGTAATAACGACCTCTCCGGCCTTCGGGATACCCTTCAATACGGTATCCGCTTTCTTTTTGTATTACTTATTCCCTCGGCCCTGTTCCTCTCCTTTTTCGGTAAGGAGACAATCAGCATGGCCTTGCAGCGCGGCAAATTCTATGCCGGCGATACCTTTCTGACGGCTTCGGTGTTGACAGGATACTGTTGGGGACTTTTCAGCGTCGGTGCCTTCAATTTCCTTCAGCGTTTTTTCTACTCCATCCGCAACTATCGCCTTCCATTTATCGTCGCCTGTGTGGTTGCCACGGTGGATATCATTTTCTCGCTTATTTTGAAAGAAACCGTTCTCGGTGTTACCGGTCTTGCCATTGCCAATTCCATCTCCTTCACCGTTGGATTTCTCATTCTGATATTCTTTGCCGCCAAGAAATTGAAGGGCTTCGATTCAAGAATGGTTTTCTCCACCATTAAGAAGGTTTCTCTTTCCATGATCCCCTTTCTTCTCTTCGCATATGCAGCCACTACCTATTTTGGAGGGTGGTGGGTCACAGGATCAAATATAAAGGGGGTCGTCTATCTCGGTGTGGAATTTTGTATCTCATCGGCTCTCATTCTGATGATGTATAAGCTTATGCAGGTCGAAATGGTCGATCGCATTTTTGCACTTTTGCGGATAAGGAAAAAACGATGA
- a CDS encoding HEAT repeat domain-containing protein produces the protein MISFHKKQLTIMAFFWFFVLVTSSLSLLYAEEDDMKSVYEERKETIAYGIDSEVSALIDAIIKEKDDRFENELMDLYRSSLNETVKAKIISYFDALDLDSGRDIFFSTLSEEWDQDTSFDLVSAAITYLKKRQTKEITTFFAETLLPDRNDRISTAAVSAIGDSGDSSFSTLLEEELDSSDLSDNKRAELISAIGKLGDAHAVSTLVDLLLDEGEDKSIRWRAASALGEIGGDSSLEALMEVFDSSDPILRSRATAALTKFDGQQAEQALIQALRDSFWRVRVAAATALGERKSEDAVDILIYKAKSDPDIKNVRSAAVSALGEIGSGKASDLLVELYLDSKVPMEIRSQSLIALLKSDEGKALTAVDSIVKNVTEYERQKAIITETAKILAMTKSDSLEDMYKKMLALTDRQEMVLSALSGIRINKITSLEGEVEKLTGEENNALIRKQALSTLEALRN, from the coding sequence ATGATCTCTTTTCACAAAAAACAGCTCACAATAATGGCGTTCTTTTGGTTCTTTGTTCTTGTGACATCTTCTCTTTCCCTCCTTTATGCCGAGGAAGACGATATGAAAAGCGTCTATGAAGAACGAAAAGAGACTATTGCATATGGTATTGATAGTGAAGTCTCTGCCCTCATTGATGCGATCATAAAGGAGAAGGATGATCGCTTTGAGAATGAGCTGATGGATCTTTATCGATCAAGTCTCAATGAAACAGTCAAGGCCAAGATCATCTCATACTTTGATGCCCTGGATCTTGATTCCGGACGAGATATTTTCTTTTCAACTCTCAGCGAAGAATGGGATCAGGATACATCATTCGATCTCGTATCAGCGGCGATTACCTATCTAAAGAAGCGCCAGACAAAGGAAATTACCACATTTTTTGCTGAAACCCTTCTTCCTGACAGAAACGATCGAATATCCACTGCCGCTGTCTCAGCCATCGGGGATTCGGGAGACAGCTCTTTTTCCACATTACTTGAAGAGGAGCTTGACTCTTCCGACCTTTCCGACAACAAACGCGCCGAACTTATCAGCGCCATAGGAAAGCTTGGTGATGCACATGCGGTTTCCACACTTGTTGATCTTCTACTTGACGAGGGAGAGGATAAATCGATTCGCTGGCGTGCAGCCTCGGCTCTGGGAGAGATAGGCGGCGATTCCAGTTTGGAAGCATTGATGGAGGTCTTCGACAGCAGCGATCCTATTCTTCGAAGCAGGGCAACCGCCGCGCTGACAAAATTCGATGGCCAACAGGCCGAACAGGCACTTATTCAGGCCTTACGTGACTCGTTCTGGCGCGTAAGGGTGGCGGCAGCCACGGCCCTTGGTGAACGTAAGTCGGAAGATGCGGTGGATATTCTGATCTACAAGGCAAAGAGTGACCCAGACATCAAAAATGTTCGATCCGCTGCAGTTTCTGCCCTGGGGGAAATAGGAAGCGGCAAAGCCTCCGACCTTCTTGTCGAACTCTACCTCGACAGCAAGGTCCCGATGGAAATCAGATCGCAATCGCTGATCGCTCTACTGAAAAGTGACGAAGGAAAAGCCCTGACTGCTGTAGATTCGATAGTAAAAAACGTAACAGAATACGAGCGCCAAAAGGCTATTATCACCGAAACCGCCAAGATTTTAGCAATGACAAAATCTGATAGCCTGGAAGATATGTACAAAAAAATGCTTGCTCTCACCGATCGGCAGGAGATGGTTCTTTCTGCCCTTTCCGGTATCAGAATCAACAAAATAACAAGCCTCGAAGGAGAGGTCGAAAAGCTTACCGGCGAAGAGAATAATGCCCTCATTAGGAAACAGGCACTCTCGACTCTTGAAGCTCTTCGAAATTAA
- a CDS encoding vWA domain-containing protein — protein MKKRSDGRRRVLLPVAIFLLFIFSGSGALTAQSVDAVVLIDTSESMFSYFDATRDYLIHRILTEELKIGDSFHLLSFSDRPEYEISRKLKGVEEIKDVIARLMLLQPLGHYTDLVAACKELYDYTSDLPLETQKEIFILTDGIHDPPPGSPYPVSSRNGEDVSDIAASMRRNGWKVHIIQFPIVASDASMQSDLSGDLALASDDNDNAASSPGTVSSDNKMDVRPEATQEEAVAPGSDSGTDRTDQGPEPGNNLLPTISDKLGVEAVPYSPEGEGFAYRATGQLEIVFPRTLGKIGEEFVLPLDIRNHLEGPAAVKINDLLINGTPSLEKPVSLGLNPGAKRRVKLNLTLPSSVSEGEGTIDVELRLGDAGRAFPRSSTISVRVVRGEGIVGGGTPFRMILFFLVVIVVLVPVILLIRRASGNKEDNKESRVSKEIYSETKERERVSSVSPNIPKIEKHAAALPAFTNTPVSRDLPQSRQTERMHEAVDSLQAYQRQERPLPEFYRTTTTTGETNLPPKLRSTGTVSLSASARHDSGLYTIKEIVSARAQGKIAVEMVVRDQNRLIGRRNIKWMKDGETLKIGGAASSPFIIFLYPVPSSIGTLTRQGEQFFFTPESSDRFLGFGDGDMLKSECIDMPITFAVNNEVSIEFRFHRWISPLESLNRMLHMIDEPGLPK, from the coding sequence ATGAAAAAAAGGTCTGACGGAAGGCGGCGGGTGTTGTTACCTGTCGCCATCTTTCTTTTGTTTATCTTTTCGGGAAGTGGCGCTCTCACGGCCCAGTCTGTCGACGCGGTGGTTCTCATCGATACGTCGGAAAGCATGTTTTCATATTTCGATGCTACGCGTGACTACCTGATCCACCGAATCCTAACCGAAGAATTGAAGATTGGCGACAGTTTTCATCTTTTGAGTTTTTCCGATCGCCCCGAATATGAGATATCCCGAAAGCTAAAAGGAGTGGAGGAGATCAAGGATGTTATAGCCCGGCTGATGTTGCTTCAGCCGCTTGGCCACTATACCGATCTCGTTGCCGCATGTAAGGAGTTATACGACTATACCTCGGATCTTCCTCTTGAGACCCAGAAAGAAATTTTTATCTTGACCGACGGTATTCATGATCCCCCTCCTGGTTCTCCCTATCCCGTTTCTTCAAGAAACGGGGAAGATGTTTCAGATATCGCTGCATCCATGCGTCGAAACGGATGGAAGGTCCATATCATTCAATTTCCGATCGTAGCTTCCGATGCTTCTATGCAATCGGACCTATCGGGTGACCTGGCTCTCGCTTCCGACGATAACGATAACGCCGCTTCTTCTCCCGGGACCGTTTCTTCCGATAATAAAATGGATGTCCGTCCTGAAGCGACGCAGGAGGAGGCCGTGGCGCCAGGCTCGGACTCTGGAACCGATCGAACCGATCAGGGACCGGAGCCGGGAAATAACCTTTTACCTACCATCAGTGATAAGCTCGGGGTTGAAGCCGTTCCATATAGTCCCGAAGGCGAAGGGTTTGCCTACCGGGCAACGGGACAGCTCGAAATCGTTTTTCCCCGCACCTTAGGGAAAATAGGTGAAGAGTTTGTCCTTCCCCTGGATATACGAAATCATCTTGAAGGACCTGCGGCGGTGAAGATCAACGACCTGTTGATTAACGGCACCCCGTCTCTCGAAAAGCCCGTCTCTTTGGGACTGAACCCAGGTGCTAAACGACGAGTAAAATTGAACCTCACCCTTCCTTCTTCTGTCTCGGAAGGAGAGGGAACTATCGATGTAGAACTTCGTCTGGGGGATGCCGGACGTGCCTTCCCTAGGTCTTCAACTATTTCGGTGCGTGTCGTGCGAGGAGAAGGAATCGTTGGAGGAGGAACTCCTTTTCGCATGATTCTCTTTTTTCTCGTCGTGATTGTTGTTCTTGTTCCTGTGATCCTTCTCATCAGAAGGGCATCGGGCAATAAAGAAGATAACAAAGAGAGCAGAGTCAGCAAGGAAATTTATAGCGAGACGAAAGAGAGGGAGCGCGTGAGCTCGGTGAGCCCCAATATCCCGAAAATTGAAAAGCATGCCGCAGCCCTTCCCGCTTTTACAAACACTCCGGTTTCCCGTGACCTGCCGCAATCCCGGCAGACTGAAAGGATGCACGAGGCTGTCGATTCGTTGCAGGCCTATCAGCGGCAGGAACGCCCGCTTCCCGAATTCTATAGAACAACAACAACTACGGGAGAGACAAATCTCCCTCCGAAGCTTCGTAGTACGGGTACCGTAAGCCTTTCTGCTTCTGCTCGTCATGATAGTGGTCTGTACACGATAAAAGAAATCGTCTCCGCACGTGCTCAAGGCAAAATTGCTGTGGAGATGGTGGTTCGTGATCAGAACCGTCTCATCGGACGGCGAAACATCAAATGGATGAAAGATGGGGAAACCTTGAAGATCGGTGGTGCCGCCTCTTCTCCCTTTATTATCTTCCTCTACCCTGTTCCCTCGTCAATTGGAACGCTCACCCGACAAGGGGAACAGTTCTTTTTCACACCTGAGTCCTCCGATAGGTTTCTCGGATTTGGTGACGGCGATATGCTGAAATCAGAGTGCATTGATATGCCGATTACCTTTGCGGTAAATAATGAGGTCAGCATCGAGTTCCGCTTCCATCGCTGGATTTCACCGCTTGAATCTCTTAATCGCATGTTGCATATGATCGATGAACCCGGATTGCCAAAATGA